Proteins encoded in a region of the Candidatus Marinimicrobia bacterium CG08_land_8_20_14_0_20_45_22 genome:
- a CDS encoding fumarate hydratase (Catalyzes the reversible hydration of fumaric acid to yield I-malic acid), giving the protein MNEIDVSRIMSAVRMLCIESNYQVDPIVRERLQIALEKEDSPIAREILEMILENHVLALEKQMPICQDCGIAVVFVELGQDVHIVGGDFCEAIQKGVRRGYDDGYLRKSIVADPVFGRKNTHDNTPALIYTDIVPGDSIQITVAPKGGGAENMSEVKMLKPADGIEGVKNFVIDRVKRSGGNPCPPIIVGVGVGGDFEQCALIAKKALFRPLNEPNPVPEWAKVECELLARINELGIGPMGVGGKTTALAVQIIQKPCHMASLPVAVNIQCHAHRHQSIRIG; this is encoded by the coding sequence TTGAACGAGATTGACGTTTCCCGCATCATGTCTGCAGTGAGGATGCTTTGTATAGAATCGAATTATCAGGTTGATCCCATTGTTCGGGAAAGATTGCAAATCGCTTTGGAGAAGGAAGATTCGCCAATCGCGCGGGAAATTCTCGAAATGATTCTCGAAAATCACGTATTGGCGTTGGAAAAACAGATGCCGATTTGTCAAGATTGCGGCATCGCAGTCGTTTTTGTCGAACTTGGGCAGGATGTTCATATCGTTGGGGGGGATTTTTGCGAAGCGATACAGAAAGGCGTTCGACGCGGATACGATGACGGTTATTTACGAAAATCAATCGTCGCGGATCCGGTTTTCGGAAGAAAAAACACGCATGACAACACGCCCGCACTCATTTATACCGATATTGTTCCAGGCGATTCGATCCAAATAACGGTTGCCCCGAAAGGTGGCGGCGCTGAGAATATGAGCGAAGTAAAAATGCTGAAGCCTGCCGATGGGATCGAAGGCGTGAAAAATTTTGTTATTGATCGAGTCAAACGTTCGGGAGGAAATCCCTGTCCGCCGATTATCGTTGGTGTTGGCGTCGGCGGCGACTTTGAACAATGCGCTTTGATAGCGAAAAAGGCATTATTCCGTCCTTTGAATGAACCGAATCCCGTTCCAGAGTGGGCAAAAGTCGAATGCGAATTGCTTGCGCGCATCAATGAACTTGGCATTGGGCCGATGGGAGTTGGCGGTAAGACTACCGCTCTGGCTGTTCAGATTATCCAAAAACCTTGTCACATGGCGTCGTTGCCGGTTGCTGTGAATATTCAGTGCCACGCGCATCGCCATCAGAGTATTCGGATCGGATGA
- a CDS encoding methyltransferase type 11, whose protein sequence is MKILNPQVTADIDQGKPIKLDLGSGGYSRKGFYSVDHLELDGVDILANLNEPLDLLPNNSVEYVYSRHALEHVQHLLPLIREIHRITKSEGLVEIIVPHFSNVYGYSDPTHVRFFGLFSMYYFVSPENQPDLRKVPSFYTEVRFIIDSIELQFYRSGLIDRLFAGIFSKVVNRNIYWQNFYERRLSNFSMPGKYDI, encoded by the coding sequence ATGAAAATATTAAACCCTCAAGTCACAGCAGATATTGATCAAGGGAAGCCTATAAAACTAGATCTTGGTAGCGGCGGCTATAGTCGAAAAGGCTTCTATTCAGTCGATCATCTCGAATTGGATGGAGTAGACATTCTTGCAAATCTAAACGAACCCCTGGATTTACTGCCCAATAACAGTGTCGAATACGTTTATAGTCGCCACGCATTGGAACATGTTCAACATCTACTGCCGCTAATTCGTGAGATTCACAGAATTACTAAAAGCGAGGGATTAGTAGAAATTATTGTACCTCATTTCTCAAATGTGTATGGCTATTCCGATCCAACTCATGTCCGTTTCTTTGGTTTGTTTTCAATGTATTATTTTGTGTCTCCCGAGAATCAACCCGATTTGCGCAAAGTACCCTCTTTTTACACTGAGGTGAGGTTCATCATCGATTCAATCGAACTACAATTCTATCGGTCTGGTTTAATCGATAGGCTTTTCGCCGGTATTTTTTCAAAAGTTGTAAACCGAAACATTTACTGGCAAAACTTCTATGAAAGAAGATTGTCCAACTTTTCCATGCCTGGCAAATACGATATCTGA
- a CDS encoding fumarate hydratase yields the protein MRVHELNTPLKPEAISDLRSGDKVLLSGIVYSARDAAHKRLVEMIHRGESLPFNLNGQVIYYLSPSPARPGMVIGSAGPTSSYRLDSYTPDLLDSGLKGMIGKGMRSQDVIDAIVKNRAVYFMAVGGAAVKMAQSVISARVIAFSDLDAEAILELKVEKMPLFIAVDASGNNILK from the coding sequence ATGCGTGTACATGAATTGAATACTCCACTCAAGCCGGAAGCGATTAGTGATCTCAGATCGGGCGACAAGGTCTTGTTAAGTGGAATTGTTTATTCCGCAAGAGATGCGGCGCATAAGCGTTTGGTGGAAATGATTCATCGCGGCGAATCATTGCCTTTTAATCTTAACGGTCAGGTGATTTACTATTTGTCGCCATCTCCGGCGAGACCCGGAATGGTCATTGGTTCGGCCGGTCCGACATCGAGTTATCGTCTCGATTCTTACACGCCAGATTTGTTGGATTCGGGATTGAAAGGTATGATTGGAAAAGGAATGAGGAGTCAGGATGTGATCGATGCGATCGTGAAAAATCGAGCGGTTTACTTTATGGCTGTCGGTGGAGCGGCGGTAAAAATGGCGCAGTCGGTGATTTCGGCGCGTGTGATCGCGTTCTCGGATTTGGATGCCGAAGCGATTCTCGAACTGAAAGTCGAAAAAATGCCGCTGTTTATCGCCGTCGATGCCAGTGGGAATAATATTTTAAAATAA
- a CDS encoding malate dehydrogenase has protein sequence MRLDLSNLDASFPGHFNQEKIARAKTLFFKRLSESSHKFYGGKIQTAPKAGVFGFNWFNVWYTPGVSKISTTIRDNSDASFDLTNRGNLVAVVSDSTRVLGDGDCTPPGGMGVMEGKAFLMKYLGGVDAVALCMDSRDKNGENDPQKIIDFVRMAQPSFGAINLEDISQPNCYRVLDELRETCDIPVWHDDAQGTACVTLAGLLNALKLANKKIGEIRIVMLGAGAANTSVARILITAGADPQKMILFDVHGALSKNRRDIESDARYYRTWELCQLTNPGFVSDIEQAMKGADVLIALSKPGPDMVRPSWIQSMAQKSIVFTCANPVPEIYPYAAKEAGAFIVATGRGDFPNQVNNSLGFPGILKGALMVRARKITDEMAIAAANALARFAEKRGITPEDIIPKMDEPDVFAFEAAEVAMQAIRDGVARKMIDWDSAFQKAKIDIEYSRNMTQRLMESGFITEPPRDMLDEALNWAVSEVERS, from the coding sequence ATTAGATTAGACCTTAGCAACTTAGATGCATCATTTCCAGGACATTTTAATCAGGAGAAAATTGCACGGGCGAAGACGCTTTTTTTCAAACGTCTATCCGAATCGTCACACAAATTCTACGGTGGGAAAATCCAAACGGCTCCAAAGGCAGGCGTCTTCGGATTTAACTGGTTCAATGTTTGGTACACGCCTGGCGTATCAAAGATTTCGACGACAATTCGGGATAACTCCGATGCATCTTTCGATCTAACGAACCGCGGAAATCTCGTGGCAGTCGTCAGTGATTCAACGCGCGTTCTAGGCGACGGCGATTGTACGCCTCCGGGTGGGATGGGCGTAATGGAAGGCAAAGCGTTTTTGATGAAATATCTCGGCGGCGTGGATGCGGTAGCACTCTGCATGGACAGCCGAGATAAAAACGGTGAAAATGATCCGCAGAAAATTATCGATTTTGTAAGAATGGCTCAGCCGAGTTTTGGCGCCATAAACCTTGAGGATATTTCTCAACCGAACTGCTACCGCGTTCTCGATGAATTGCGCGAGACGTGCGATATTCCCGTTTGGCATGATGACGCGCAGGGAACGGCTTGTGTAACGCTTGCGGGATTACTCAATGCTCTTAAACTTGCCAATAAAAAAATAGGTGAAATTCGGATAGTTATGCTGGGAGCCGGCGCCGCAAATACTTCAGTTGCCCGAATTCTCATTACCGCCGGCGCCGATCCACAGAAAATGATTCTTTTCGATGTTCATGGAGCATTATCCAAAAACCGGCGTGATATCGAGTCCGATGCAAGATATTATCGCACTTGGGAACTTTGTCAATTGACGAATCCCGGTTTTGTATCAGACATTGAGCAAGCCATGAAAGGCGCCGACGTGCTGATCGCCTTGTCAAAACCGGGTCCGGATATGGTTCGACCGTCGTGGATTCAATCGATGGCGCAAAAATCGATTGTTTTCACATGCGCTAATCCCGTTCCGGAAATTTATCCATACGCGGCAAAGGAAGCAGGCGCTTTCATTGTTGCAACAGGTCGCGGCGACTTCCCAAATCAGGTCAATAATTCGTTGGGCTTTCCGGGAATTTTAAAAGGCGCTTTGATGGTGAGAGCTAGAAAAATCACCGACGAAATGGCAATCGCCGCCGCGAACGCATTGGCGCGGTTTGCCGAAAAGCGTGGCATTACACCAGAAGATATCATCCCAAAAATGGATGAACCGGACGTTTTTGCGTTTGAAGCCGCCGAAGTCGCGATGCAGGCAATTCGCGATGGCGTCGCCCGGAAAATGATCGACTGGGATTCGGCATTTCAAAAGGCCAAAATCGATATCGAATATTCTCGAAATATGACGCAGAGATTAATGGAATCAGGATTTATTACAGAGCCGCCACGAGACATGTTGGATGAAGCGCTAAATTGGGCGGTGTCAGAAGTCGAACGTTCTTAA
- a CDS encoding glycerol-3-phosphate ABC transporter ATP-binding protein, producing the protein MATIELKNLTKEYDKNVKVIEDLNLKINDGEFLVLVGPSGCGKSTTLRLIAGLEEATRGEIYIGDKYVNNIPPKDRDISMVFQNYALYPHMTVFDNMAFGLKLRKFKKAEIAARVKEAADILEIGDLLSRKPKQLSGGQRQRVALGRAIVRKPKVFLFDEPLSNLDAKLRVQMRTEIKKLHKQLKVTMVYVTHDQIEAMTMGDRIAVMKSGIIHQIDTPLNLYSKPNDLFVAGFMGSPAMNFIHTTLRDGENYIADEGNVQIQLSKQTHSALKKYIGKPLVVGIRPEDISLVEPAENGTKILLNVEVFEPMGNETNIYFTTGKTPIVCRTPDFNPDAEVQDTIPVYLNREKMHFFDPESGLTIRRNLSD; encoded by the coding sequence ATGGCGACAATTGAACTGAAAAACCTGACCAAAGAATATGATAAAAACGTAAAAGTCATCGAAGACCTGAATCTGAAAATTAATGACGGCGAATTTCTGGTTCTCGTCGGTCCTTCCGGCTGTGGCAAATCCACCACGCTGAGGCTGATCGCCGGACTCGAAGAAGCAACGCGCGGTGAAATATATATCGGAGATAAATACGTCAACAACATCCCGCCGAAAGACCGTGACATTTCGATGGTCTTCCAGAATTACGCGCTTTATCCGCACATGACCGTTTTCGATAATATGGCTTTCGGTCTGAAACTGCGGAAATTTAAAAAAGCAGAAATCGCTGCCCGCGTCAAAGAGGCCGCCGATATTTTGGAAATCGGCGATCTATTATCCCGAAAACCCAAACAATTATCCGGCGGTCAACGACAACGAGTTGCGCTCGGAAGAGCGATCGTCCGCAAGCCGAAAGTTTTTTTATTCGACGAACCGTTGTCAAACCTCGACGCCAAACTGCGCGTCCAGATGCGCACGGAAATAAAAAAACTTCACAAGCAATTGAAAGTGACAATGGTGTATGTGACCCACGATCAGATCGAAGCGATGACAATGGGCGATCGAATCGCCGTCATGAAAAGCGGTATCATCCATCAGATCGATACGCCGTTAAATCTCTACAGCAAACCCAATGACCTTTTTGTCGCCGGATTCATGGGTAGTCCTGCGATGAATTTCATCCATACGACTTTGCGCGACGGTGAAAATTATATCGCCGATGAAGGAAATGTTCAAATTCAACTGTCCAAACAAACACATTCGGCCTTGAAAAAATATATCGGAAAACCATTGGTGGTCGGAATTCGTCCGGAAGATATTTCCTTAGTCGAACCGGCCGAAAACGGAACAAAAATTCTTCTTAATGTCGAGGTTTTCGAGCCTATGGGAAACGAAACAAATATCTATTTCACGACGGGTAAAACGCCCATTGTCTGCCGGACGCCCGATTTCAATCCGGATGCTGAGGTTCAGGATACGATTCCTGTCTATCTAAACCGTGAAAAGATGCATTTCTTCGATCCGGAATCCGGATTGACTATTCGCAGAAATTTATCGGACTAA
- a CDS encoding flavin reductase, with translation MLKKIDFEKFSLKSYDAWENGWFLLTAGDYSTGDFNSMTVAWGGFGSMWSKPFAIIVVRPTRFTFGFLEKYDSFMLCAFLEELRENIRFLGSTSGRSRKKIAESGLTPVASEIIKSPGYAESNLIIECRKIYWQDMNPENFINAEIHQKYPEKDYHRIYFGEIVQIRGVSSFEK, from the coding sequence ATGCTGAAAAAGATCGATTTTGAAAAATTCTCATTGAAAAGTTACGACGCTTGGGAGAACGGATGGTTTTTACTGACAGCCGGCGATTACTCGACGGGCGATTTTAATTCGATGACAGTCGCTTGGGGAGGTTTTGGCTCAATGTGGAGCAAACCGTTTGCGATAATCGTCGTACGTCCGACGCGATTTACGTTCGGTTTTCTGGAAAAATACGATTCATTCATGCTATGCGCTTTTCTGGAAGAACTTCGGGAAAATATCCGGTTTCTCGGTTCGACTTCCGGTCGATCTCGGAAGAAAATCGCCGAATCCGGACTGACGCCCGTCGCATCGGAAATTATCAAATCGCCCGGTTATGCCGAATCGAACCTGATCATTGAATGCCGAAAAATTTACTGGCAGGACATGAATCCGGAAAATTTCATAAATGCGGAGATTCACCAGAAATATCCGGAGAAAGATTATCACCGCATTTATTTCGGCGAGATCGTTCAAATCCGCGGCGTCTCGTCATTTGAAAAATAA